Within the Catalinimonas niigatensis genome, the region AGGAGTTTCAAGATGGACAAATGCGTGGTCTTTCAGTAAGTCAGCAGGGTAGCATTTGTCAGAAAGAAAAGGATCATTTTGTGCATTGACAATCAGTGTTGGAATACGGATAGCATTCAGATAGTAAAGGCTGCTGCAATGAGTGTAGTACTCCATCGCATCTTTGAAACCATGAAGCGGAGCGGTGTAGAAATCATCAAAATCTTTGAGGTTACGGATTTTGCTAAAATATTCGGTGCTTAGCTCGTCCGGCATCGTGAGTACTTTCTGGCTTACTTTCAATTTGAGATTACGCAGAAAACGGCGGTTATAGATGAAGTTAGCGGGTGCACTAATTTGAACGGAACAGGTATAGAGGTCCATGGGTACGGAAAACACAGCTCCTGCTTTAATCTCGGGAATCAGCCGATCCCCTGATTCTCCCAGATATTTAAGGGTAAGGTTTCCTCCCAGACTAAATCCTACCAGCACAATGCTTGTATACTTTTTCTGGCTCAGCGCATGAGCGATCACCAGGTCCAGGTCATCGGTGGCACCACTATGATAAAACCTTAGGGTATGGTTAATCTCACCTCCACAGCCGCGGAAGTTCCAGGCCAGGGCATCCCAGCCGGCACGGTTGAAAGCCCTTACCATTCCTTTGATATAGGGACGATGGCTGTCACCTTCCAATCCATGAGAAATAATGACCAGTTTATCGGATTGCTTAACAGACCAATCTAGTAGCAAAAAATCTTTGTCGGGTGTGGAAAAACGTTCTCTCTGGTAGCTTACTCCCTCTACTTTCCTGAACTGAGAAGGCACAATCGTTTGTAAATGTCCATTAAATAGCCAGTAAGGAGGCTGATAATCAGAAAGTTGAGTTGCGGGCATAGGAGAGGGTATTCATGTTTTTTTCAGATAAAGAGAATGTTTTATACCTTTGTGTTTTCAAATTTGAAAGCTAAGGTAAGTATTTTTGTTCTGTCAGATAGTGCTTTCCAACTAAACCTTAGAAGCTTCTTCCGGTTAAATATTTAGCATGCACATTATTGATATCCTTATTTTTGCCGTCTACATGATTGCCATGTTGGGCGTTGGTTTTTTCTTTTTTTCTAAAAACGAAGGCACCGAAGATTATTATGTCGGAGGGAGAAAAATGAGCAGCTGGCATATTGGTCTTTCTGTGGTGGCTACCGATGTTGGTGGAGGTTTCTCTGTAGGCCTGGGTGGCCTGGGTTTCGTAATGGGTTTGTCGGGTGCCTGGATGTTATTCACCGGATTGATAGGAGCTTGGTTAGCTGCCGTATTTTTGATTCCCCTGGTCAAAGGAAATCCTGCATTTGCCAAATTTTATACCTTCCCTCAGATATTTGGTCATTTTTATGATAAAAAAACAGCCTTGCTCGCCGGATTAATATCAGCTGTTGGCTATACAGGTTTTACCAGCTCGCAAATTCTTGCCGGAGCTAAACTGGCTTCAGGAACATTTGTGGACCTGGATATGAATATGGCACTTTGGGTAATGGGTGCTGTAGCTGTAATATATACCGTACTGGGAGGTATCAAAGCAGTCATTTATACGGATACAGTACAATGGATCATTCTGATGTCGGGTTTGATATTTATCGCTCTTCCGGTAGCCTATACCGCAGTAGGGGGCTGGGAAGCAATCACAGCTACGGTGGCACCGGAAATGCTTTCATTTACCAATATCAGCTGGCAGGATCTGGTCAACTGGGGTGTCACCATCATACCCATCTGGTTTGTCGCCATGACTTTGTACCAAAGGATTTACGCATCCCGGGATGAGAAAACCGCCAAAAAGGCTTGGTTTATTGCCGGTCTGTTTGAGTGGCCCATCATGGCTTTTATGGGGGTCTGTCTGGGTTTGTTGGCCAAAGTTGGTGCCGACCAGGGAATGTTTGATTACCTGGGTGCTGCCAATGTTTCTGCCACCGATCCTGAAACCGGTCTACCCATGCTCCTGCGTACCGTTTTGCCGGTGGGTTTGATGGGGCTGGTGATGTCCGCTTATTTTTCAGCAGTACTGTCCACAGCAGATAGCTGCCTGATGGCGGCTTCAGGCAATATAGTTTCGGATTTGCTTTGCCGTTTATTTCCGATCAAGGAAGAAGGAAAATCATTCCTGCTTATATCCCAGGGAGTCACGCTGATTATAGGGGTATTGGCAGTAGGTATTGCCTGGAAAATGACCAATGTGCTGAGCCTGATGTTGTACTCCTATGCCTTTCTGGTTTCTGGTTTACTGATTCCCATATTAGGGGCTCTGTTTTGGAAAAGAGGGAACTCCATTGCTGCCTTTAGCTCTATGTTAACCGGTGGGATCGTAACGGTTGGGGTATCGCTTATTGTACCAGCTGAGCAGATGCCTCTGGGGCTGGACGGCAATGTATTCGGAATTTTGAGTGCCTTGCTGATCTTTGTGACTTTATCTTTTGTTGTTCCTAGTAACACAGTTGAAAACAAATCTTTGAAATATTCATAAATATGGAATTTAAATTTATTACTGCCATTGACCGGGCTACCATTCTGGTAAAAAATGAAATCGCTGAATTTCTTTTTGCCCATCTGGATGAGTTCGGGGATAATATCCTGGACATCAAAAAATGTTTGGATTATGCACTCAGCAACTACCCTCATCAGGGTGGGTTTTCACTTCTCGCCAAAGACGCGGGGCAGATTGTAGGCGCTGTGGTGATGTGCCAGACGGGTATGGAAGGTTACGTACCGGAAAACCTATTGGTTTATATCGCTGTGCATCGTGAGTACCGTGGTCAGGGTTTGGGCAAGCAACTGATGCAAAAAGCCATTGACATGGCTAAAGGAGATATCGCTTTGCACGTGGAGCCAAACAATCCTGCCAAGATATTGTATGAAAAGTTGGGATTTACCAACAAGTAT harbors:
- a CDS encoding YheT family hydrolase; amino-acid sequence: MPATQLSDYQPPYWLFNGHLQTIVPSQFRKVEGVSYQRERFSTPDKDFLLLDWSVKQSDKLVIISHGLEGDSHRPYIKGMVRAFNRAGWDALAWNFRGCGGEINHTLRFYHSGATDDLDLVIAHALSQKKYTSIVLVGFSLGGNLTLKYLGESGDRLIPEIKAGAVFSVPMDLYTCSVQISAPANFIYNRRFLRNLKLKVSQKVLTMPDELSTEYFSKIRNLKDFDDFYTAPLHGFKDAMEYYTHCSSLYYLNAIRIPTLIVNAQNDPFLSDKCYPADLLKDHAFVHLETPASGGHVGFMPRGAAADDNYWSEERATAFAERYL
- a CDS encoding sodium:solute symporter family protein translates to MHIIDILIFAVYMIAMLGVGFFFFSKNEGTEDYYVGGRKMSSWHIGLSVVATDVGGGFSVGLGGLGFVMGLSGAWMLFTGLIGAWLAAVFLIPLVKGNPAFAKFYTFPQIFGHFYDKKTALLAGLISAVGYTGFTSSQILAGAKLASGTFVDLDMNMALWVMGAVAVIYTVLGGIKAVIYTDTVQWIILMSGLIFIALPVAYTAVGGWEAITATVAPEMLSFTNISWQDLVNWGVTIIPIWFVAMTLYQRIYASRDEKTAKKAWFIAGLFEWPIMAFMGVCLGLLAKVGADQGMFDYLGAANVSATDPETGLPMLLRTVLPVGLMGLVMSAYFSAVLSTADSCLMAASGNIVSDLLCRLFPIKEEGKSFLLISQGVTLIIGVLAVGIAWKMTNVLSLMLYSYAFLVSGLLIPILGALFWKRGNSIAAFSSMLTGGIVTVGVSLIVPAEQMPLGLDGNVFGILSALLIFVTLSFVVPSNTVENKSLKYS
- a CDS encoding GNAT family N-acetyltransferase, encoding MEFKFITAIDRATILVKNEIAEFLFAHLDEFGDNILDIKKCLDYALSNYPHQGGFSLLAKDAGQIVGAVVMCQTGMEGYVPENLLVYIAVHREYRGQGLGKQLMQKAIDMAKGDIALHVEPNNPAKILYEKLGFTNKYLEMRLQKK